From a single Oreochromis niloticus isolate F11D_XX linkage group LG3, O_niloticus_UMD_NMBU, whole genome shotgun sequence genomic region:
- the LOC109199804 gene encoding uncharacterized protein LOC109199804 isoform X2: MTDNLSLLVSKRKECGVSENNMYLFAIPCSDGHYRGQFGQFADACGAEHPQNLRSTNLRKQIATISQVMNLKDNELDQLADFLGHDIRVHREYYRLPQSTIQLAKISKLLMAMEKGSVKDIQGKTLDEIGDDIDGMATGSQQLPDASTLRGDRTTALY, encoded by the exons ATGACCGATAACCTGTCACTCCTCGTTAGTAAGAGGAAAGAGTGCGGGGTATCTGAAAACAATATGTACCTTTTCGCCATTCCTTGTAGTGATGGTCACTACAGAGGGCAGTTTGGTCAGTTTGCAGATGCTTGCGGAGCTGAACATCCTCAGAACCTCAGATCAACTAACCTTCGCAAACAGATTGCCACAATAAGCCAAGTCATGAACTTGAAAGATAATGAACTAGACCAGCTGGCCGATTTCCTCGGCCATGACATCAGGGTCCATAGAGAATACTATCGACTGCCCCAATCAACAATTCAGCTGGCTAAGATCTCCAAGTTGCTCATGGCCATGGAGAAGGGAAGTGTGAAGGATATTCAAGGAAAAACTCTGGATGAAATTGGTG ATGACATAGATGGGATGGCTACTGGATCACAGCAACTCCCTGATGCTTCCACATTGCGAG GGGACAGGACCACTGCACTGTATTAA